Proteins from one Sarcophilus harrisii chromosome 2, mSarHar1.11, whole genome shotgun sequence genomic window:
- the BIRC7 gene encoding LOW QUALITY PROTEIN: baculoviral IAP repeat-containing protein 7 (The sequence of the model RefSeq protein was modified relative to this genomic sequence to represent the inferred CDS: inserted 2 bases in 1 codon), with the protein MAGSPVNADIQTSIIEIPVFTSQFFEREVTQLWRKQGDXRVQVDEPRMGSEASRRKTFQDWPAEGPVSPQDLARAGFFYIGPQDRVQCFCCGGMLDNWTAGDSPILEHQRLFPKCQFALSKHTGGLPDRNTSDSVDGQILSQLQRISEEEEGEGNETVLTTRPAYPDMGVEQIRLDSFHNWPSASMVCPQQLARAGFFYTGQHDHVKCYYCDGGLRNWDRGDDPWREHAKWFPRCEFLLQSRGRAYVSSIQESSSLLDSWGHGEDPGEVDSTPSTPGSPGSQAWLAWPAWRQSTVVKSVLQMGFEQSMVERLVLNKYRLATPASTSVSQLVSDLIQEEERSARETRAPAPMASESSAPRREEQLEQITEAGPLSTEQQLQQLKEERTCKVCMYQVVSIVFVPCGHLVCSECAPNLQQCPICRAAIRGSVRTFLS; encoded by the exons ATGGCTGG GTCTCCTGTGAAT GCAGACATCCAGACAAGCATAATAGAAATACCAGTTTTCACTTCCCAATTTTTTGAAAGGGAGGTCACACAGCTCTGGAGGAAACAGGGAGA CAGAGTGCAAGTGGATGAGCCCAGAATGGGCAGTGAGGCCAGCCGAAGAAAAACCTTCCAAGACTGGCCAGCTGAGGGCCCTGTCTCTCCCCAGGACCTGGCCAGAGCCGGCTTCTTCTACATAGGCCCTCAGGACAGGGTTCAGTGTTTCTGCTGTGGTGGGATGTTGGACAACTGGACCGCTGGAGACAGCCCCATCCTAGAACACCAGAGGCTTTTCCCCAAGTGTCAGTTTGCCCTCAGCAAGCATACTGGCGGTCTCCCTGACAGGAACACTTCTGACAGCGTAGATGGGCAGATTTTGAGTCAATTGCAAAGAATatcagaggaagaagaaggggaaggaaatgagacTGTCCTGACTACGAGACCTGCCTACCCAGATATGGGAGTAGAACAAATCCGCCTGGACTCATTTCACAACTGGCCATCTGCTTCAATGGTGTGCCCTCAGCAACTGGCCAGAGCAGGCTTTTTCTACACAG GCCAGCATGACCATGTGAAGTGTTACTACTGTGATGGGGGCCTGAGGAACTGGGATCGAGGGGATGACCCTTGGAGGGAGCACGCCAAGTGGTTCCCTAG ATGTGAATTTCTGCTTCAATCCAGAGGCAGGGCCTATGTCAGTAGCATCCAGGAGTCCTCCAGCCTACTAGACTCCTGG GGTCATGGAGAAGATCCAGGAGAGGTAGATTCCACTCCTTCTACCCCAG GTAGCCCAGGAAGCCAGGCTTGGCTAGCGTGGCCAGCCTGGCGGCAATCCACAGTGGTAAAAAGTGTGCTGCAGATGGGGTTTGAACAGAGCATGGTGGAGAGGTTGGTTCTGAATAAATACAGGCTGGCTACCCCAGCCAGCACATCAGTATCTCAGCTGGTCTCTGATCTAAtccaggaggaagagaggagTGCAAGAGAGACCAGAG CACCTGCTCCCATGGCATCTGAGTCAAGTGCACCCAGAAGAGAAGAGCAACTTGAGCAGATCACAGAGGCAG GACCCCTGAGCACGGAGCAGCAGTTGCAGCAGCTAAAGGAGGAGAGGACATGCAAAGTGTGCATGTACCAAGTGGTATCCATTGTCTTTGTCCCCTGCGGCCACTTGGTCTGCTCAGAGTGCGCCCCAAACCTGCAGCAGTGCCCCATCTGTCGAGCCGCCATCCGCGGCAGTGTCAGGACTTTCCTGTCCTAG